GATGGCGGCCAGCGCGCTGCCGGCGAGCAGGATGGCGAGGTGATGCGGGGCCAGCACGTTGTCATTGAGGCGGGTCAGGGCGTTCGACAGCGCCACCATCGCCAGCCCCCAGCGGAGCAGTTTCATCGAGGTACGCGCGCGGGCGTGGCCGGTGCGGTGGCAGGCCAGTTTGGTGCGCCAGAGCGCCATGGTGTTGCGCCAGTACGCGAGGCCGGTGCGTTCGATGCCGATGAGCAGGCTCGCCTCGGCGTGGAGGTAGTCCTGGATGTACCAGCGCACGTCCTCGTTGAGCGCGACGCGATACTCGTAAGCCGCCGCGGGCAAGGATTCCTGCACCTGCGCGCGCATCGTTGCGCTGGCCGGGTTGACTGCTGCGATCACGACAGTCTCGCCCACTTGCATGACCGGGAACCAACGCCCGGCGCGCAGCGCCTTACCGTCCAGTCCGGCAAACAGGTCCGAAGGCACCGACAGGCGCTCATCGTACTGCACGCTCAGGCAGTCGTAGTGCCTGGACAGGGCATTCAGCAGCGCGCAGCGCGAGACGCCGGATTCGTGCAAGAGCACACGCTCCGTGTCGATTCCGCGTGCGGCCGCGCTGCGCTGCGCGGCGTCCAGTTGCGCCGCGCTGAGCACGCCGTCCTCGACCAGGGCGGTATAGGCGGGGTCTTCAGTCGTTGTCATGGTAATGGGTTCGCTTCCAGGTGTTTTTCGGCTGGCTGTAGTCGGCGTCGGCGATTTCGAAACCGGCGGCGCAGAAAGTCGAGCGCCGTTTGATTCGTTCGGCAGCCAGATACCAGCGCAGGCCGTCGGCGATCAGGTACAGGCCAATGAGCATGAGTGCGCTGTCGAAGGCGGTCCACAGCGGGTGTGCGCGGCCGAAAAAATCAAAATAAATGAACAGGCCGGCGCCGACCGAGAGGATGCTGAAGCCGGTGCGGATGAACGCCATGCCGGTGCGGGCGCGCGCCATGACCGTGCGCAGGTGCGACATGGCGTTGCGCTGGTCGGCCAGCGTGGTGCGCTCCAGTGCCAGCCCGGTGGTGGCCCACACGCCGGGCCGCGCCTGACTGACGTTTGCCTCCGCCACCGGATCGCGCTGCGCGGCGTAAAGACAGGCGGAAGGGAAAATCGTATCCCACGGGCCACGCCGTTTGCTGGCCTTGTCGACGGTGTGCCGCGCGGCGTGTGCCGCATCCCTGCCGGGCCAATACCAGATAAAGCCTTCGACCAGCATCGCCACGCCGACGACGATCAGTGTCCAGTCGAACACCGACCACGGACCGGGGGGGAATTTGCGCAGAAAGGCGATGCCGAGGCCGGCAAAGGCGACGCCGGTGCGTGCGAAGGCCAGTCCGGTGCGCGCCTTGGCCATCAGAGTGCGCAGATAGGCCAGTACGGTGCGTTCTTCGGCGAGCGTGGTGCGATCGTTGGCCAGAAAGCGCCGGCGCTCGACGGGCGAGAGCGCGTCCCAGTGCTCGCGCAGCTCCTGCGCACTTGCCACGCACGCGCTTCTGTGGAATTCGAAAGCGCCGCCGGGATCGGAGACTTCAAGCGCGGTGTAGTCGTCCGGGACCGTGTAGGGCGGGTAGGGTTTGATGGCCTGTTGTATATGCCGTGCCGGCAGATACCAGAGCATGCCGTCGACGATGGCGGCAAGGCCGAGAATCAGCAGTGGAATCTCGAACAGCAGCAACTCGCCGCCGCCGAACAAGCGCAGAAACACCACCGCAATGCCGATAAAGGCCAGCCCCGTGCGGGCGAGCGCCAGCCCCGTGCGGCCACGCGCGAATTGCGTACGCTGATCCGCATAGCGGGTACGCAGCACGGCCAGATATGTTCGGACTTTGGCCAGCGGCGTGCGCCCGCCAGAGACCGGGAATTCGGGGTTAAGGTCCGCGCTGTTCTCGATCAGACGGAGCATGTCGGCACGCGTGGTTACGCGAAACGCGATGTCGTCGACGCCGAGCGTCGCGCGGATGTGCTGTTGCAGTGCCGGATCGTCCGGCGTGCAGGCGACGACTTCCGCGCTGTGTTCGGTCCAGCTGAGCGGCAGCCAGAGTTCGTCGCGCAGCCGGTCGATGTCCAGCCGCCGCACGATGGATTGCGACGCGGTCAGACCTTCATCGTATTCGACGGACGGGCAATCGCAGCCTGCCGCCAGTTGCGTGAGTTCGATATGTTTGGGTAAGCCTTGCGGGTATATCGTTCTGCTCCTGGTCAATGCGGTTGTGCGGGGCGCAGGCACTGCGCCCTCGCCTTGACGCGCGCGGTGACGCGAAGCGCCGTGCAGTCATTCAGGTCCGGTGAGCCCAGCGGGCGTGCGCAGACGCGCCTTGCGCGATCGATGGACGCAAATGCATCTTTCGACCACATTGCCTTGCGCGAGTTCCGCAGCTCTCCGGCTACACCGGAGGATATTGTCAGAGAAGGCGTTGTCAGAACAGGACGGACTCGGCGGCGAAGACCGGGCCGTCCGCGCAGACCCGTTTCATCGCCGGGCCTTCCGGGGTGGCGATACGCACCGTGCAGCCTGCGCAGCCGCCGACGGCACAGGCCATGAATTCTTCCAGCGAGACTTGCGCCGGAAGGCCGAATTCGGCGGCCAGCGCGGCGACTGCCTTGAGCATCGGATGCGGGCCGCAGGCGAAGAACTCGACCTGCTCGCGTTCCTCGTCCGGCAGGGTCTGGAGCCAATGCCGCGCGAGGTCGGTGACGTAGCCTTCGTGGCATCCGGCATAGCCTTGCAGGCTGGTCAGGCGTGCGGCGATGCCCCAGTCCTCCAGCAGCGGCATCGTTGCGATGACCCCTTCCGGCAGGCCCGGAACCATGATCGCCGACGGTTTCGCGGTGAACGGGAACGGCACTTCCGAGCCCAGCACGGCGAACGGCCGGTACTGCGCCAGGCGCCGCAACCGGCTGGCGAGAAACACCATCGGCGGGATGCCGACGCCGCCGCCGAGCAGCACGGCGCGGCGGCGCTCCGGGTGCAGCTCGAAGGGCTTGCCGATGGGGCCCATCAGGCTCAGCGTCTCGCCGATCCGACGGCGGGCGAGCAGTGCGGTGCCGGCACCGACGGCCTTGTACAGAAACTCCACCCAGCCGGCCTCGGGGTCGGTACGCATGATCGACAGGGGGCGGCGCAGCGGTCGCTGCGGGTCGCAGGTCAGGTGCGCGAAGCTGCCGGGCTTGGCCTCGGCGGCGCAGCGCGGGGCATGCACGCGCAACACGTATTGTTCTGCCGGGTAGGCCTGGTGGGCAAGGATTTTCGCGTCTTCGACGTGGATGGTGTCGCGGTGCGGTTTGGCGTTCATGCGCTGGGGTCTTCGTCGGCGAGGTAGACGGTGTGTCCGCCGCGCAGCGTGCGGCGAACGCGGCCGCGCAGCGGCCAGCCGTGGAATGGGGTGTTGTGGCCGCGGCTGTGCAGGCGGTCGGCGTCGAGTTCCCACTCAGCGTCGGGGTCGAGCAGGCAGAGATCGGCGGGCGCGCCGGCGCTCAGCGTGCCGGCCGGCACGCCGAGGATGCGCGCGGGCGCGGCGGTGACGCGGGCGATGGCTTCGCGCAGCGTCAACACGCCCTCGTCGGCCAGGCGCAGGGTCAGCGCGAGCAGGGTTTCCAGCCCGGAGATGCCGGGGCGGGTCTCGGCGAAAGGGGCGAGTTTGGCGTCGATTTCGTGCGGCTGGTGGTCGGAGCAGACCGCCGTCAGCGTGCCATCGGCCAGCGCGGCGCGCAGGGCGGCTTGATCGCGTTGACTGCGCAGCGGCGGGAGTACGTGGCACTGCGGGTTGAAGTCGGCGATATCCATTTCGCTGAGAAAGAGTTGATGCGCGGCCACATCGCCGCTGACCGGCAGGCCGTCGGCGATGGCGCGGGCCAGCATGCGGACCCCGACGGCGCTGGACAGCCGGCCGAAATGCACGCGCGCGCCGGTCTGCTCGACGAGCGCCAGCCACTGGCCCAGCGCGGCGGTCTCGGCGGCGATCGGGATCGCGGCCAGTCCGAGGCGCGTGGCGATCGGGCCTTCGTGCGCGCAGCCGCCGCGAGTGAGCGTTGCGTCCATCGGTTGCGCGTGGACGCTCAGGCCGAGGCCGCTGGCGTATTCCAGCGCGCGGCGCAGCACGAGCAGGTCGGGCACCGGGCGTTGCGCATTGCTCACGCCGATGCAGCCGGCTTCGGCCAGCGCGGCCATGTCGGTCAGGTGCTCGCCGTCCAGGGCGCGGGTCAGCGCGCCGAGCACGACGACGCGCGCGCGGCCCGCCGCGGTGGCCTTCTGGTGCAGCAGGCGCACGTCGGCCGGCGTGTCGATGGGTGGCGCGGTGTCCGGCTGGGCGCAGATGGTGGTGATGCCGGCGGCGACGGCGGCGCGGCATTCGCTCGCCACGGTGCCCTTGTGTTCCGCGCCGGGCTCGCGCAGCCGCACGGCGAGGTCGACCAGGCCGGGAATGACCAGCAGTCCGCGTGCGTCGAGGGTTTCGTCGGCCTGGAACGCCTGCGGGTCGAGGCCGACGATGCAGCCGTCGGCGATGGCCAGATCGGCCACGCGGTCGATGCCGTTGGCCGGGTCGATGACGTGGCCCTGGCGGATCAGAAGGCGGCTCGTTGCGCCCTCCGCGGCGCAGGGATGCGTCCCGTGTTGCATGCTCATGTATCGAATGCGTCCTTGACGCCCATCACCATGGCCATCACGGCCATGCGCACCGACAGACCGTAGGTGACCTGCTCCAGAATCACCGAGCGCGGCCCGTCGGCGACCTCGGAGGTGATTTCGACGCCACGGTTGGCGGGGCCGGGGTGCATGACGATGGCGTCCGGAGCGGCCAGCGCGAGGCGTTCTTCCGTCAGGCCGTAGCGCTGGAAGTATTCGTGTTCACTGGGAATGAAGGCGCCGTGCATGCGCTCGCGCTGCAGGCGCAGCATCATCACCACGTCGACATCGCGCAAGCCTTTGTCCATGTCGTGATAGACCTGTACGCCGAGTTGCTCGACGCCGGCGGGCAACAGGGTGCGTGGGCCGATCACGCGCACTTCGCCGGTTGCGAGCGTGTTGAGCGCGTGGATGTCCGAGCGGGCCACGCGCGAGTGGAGTACGTCGCCGACCACCGCCACGCGCAAGCTGGACAGATCGCCCTTGTGACGGCGGATGGTGAACATGTCGAGCAGGGCCTGCGTGGGGTGCGCGTGGCGACCGTCGCCGGCATTGACGACGGCGATGTTCGGCGCGACATGGCGGGCGATGAAGTGCGCGGCGCCGGCCTCGGCGTGGCGCACGATGAACAGGTCGCACTGCATCGCTTCGAGGTTGCGCAGGGTGTCGAGCAGGGTCTCGCCCTTGGTGGTGGATGAGGCGCTCATGGTCAGGTTCATGACGTCCGCGGAGAGGCGTTTGGCGGCCAGTTCGAAGGTGGTGCGGGTGCGCGTGCTCGGCTCGAAGAACAGGTTGGCGATGGTTTTGCCGCGCAGCAGCGGCACCTTTTTAACGCCCTGTTCGTTGAGGCTGGCGAAGGACTCGGCATTGTCGAGAATCTGCTCCAGCAAGGGCCGGCCGAGCCCTTCGATGGTGAGCAGGTGGCGCAACTGGCCATCGCGCACCTGGAGCGTGCCGGGCAGTGGGCCGGGGCGCGGGATGGCGGTGCTCATCGGGTGTCCCCGGCGCGCATGGAGCGGCCGTCGCCGAGTTCGAGATGGAGCGGGTCGGGGCCGTGCAGGCGGACGCGGCGCTGCGCCGGCAGCGCGTCGACACGGGTGCCGACCAGGTCGGCGCGGATCGGCAGTTCGTGCCCGCCGCGGTCGACCAGCACCAGCAGGCGCACGCGGGCCGGGCGGCCAAAGTCGAACAGTTCGTTGAGCGCGGCGCGCACCGTGCGGCCGGTGTGCAGCACGTCGTCGATCAGCCACACGGTCTTGCCGTCGACGCCGCCGGGCAGGGCGGAGGGTTGCTGGCGTGGGCGCAGGCCGCCCTGCGCGAGGTCGTCGCGGTAGTAGCTCACGTCGAGTGTGCCGAGCGGCACCGGCAGGTCAAGGCGCCGGTGCAGCGCGGCGGCAAGCCAGGCGCCGCCGGTGTGGATGCCGACCAGCAATGCCGCCTCGGGCGCGGCAGTCAGTTCGGCGTGCAGGCGGGTCGCCAGCGCGTCGAGCAGCGGTGCGACGGCGGGCAGTGTGGTGGTTTCAGTCATGCGTCGTGGCCGGATGCGGTTGGGCGAGCCAGTCTTCCAACATCAGGGCGGCAGCGTAACGGTCCACGTCGGCCTTGTCGATACGCCCGCGCCGGCCGTCCGTCCGTTGCTCGCGCAGCAGTTCTTCGGCGGCGCGCGAACTCAGCCGCTCGTCCGCCATCGAGACGGGCAGGCTGTAGCGTTCGCGCAGAGTCGCGGCGAAGGCTTCGGCGGTGGCGGTCAGCGTGGAAGCGGTTCCGTCCAGATGGGTGGGCCTGCCAACCACCAGGTCGCTCGGCCGCCATTCCTTGAGCAGGGCGTCGAAGGCCGCCCAGTCGGGTTGACCCTGGGGCATGGCCAGCGTGGTGAGGGGGCGCGCGGTGCCAGTCAGGCGCTGACCGACCGCCACGCCGGTGCGGCGCGTACCGTAGTCGAAGCACAGCACGACACCGCTCATGCGTGTCCGCTGTCGGGGCTGAGCAGGGTCAGGTCTACGCCGAGCCGCGTGGCGGCTGCTTGCCAGCGGGTCGGCAGCGGTTCGTCGAACAGGATGTCCTCGTCCGCCGCCAGCGTGAGCCAGGTATTGTCGACCAGTTCGGCTTCGAGTTGGCCTGCGCCCCAGCCGGCATAGCCGAGCACGACGAGGGCATTGCGTGGCGCGTCGTCGCGATGTCCGGCCATTGCCTGAAGAATGTCGCGCGAAGCGGTCAGGCCGACCGTGGCGCTCAGCGCGATGGTGTTTTCCCACGCGCCCAGCGGACGGTGCAGCACGAATCCACGCCCCATTTCGACCGGCCCGCCGTAATGCACCGGGCGCTGCGCGAGCGCGGTATCGTGCGTGGCGATGTCCATATGTTCCAGCAACTGCCCGACACGCAGGTCCAGCGTGCGGTTGACGACCAGCCCCATCGCACCTTCTTCGCTGTGTTCGCAGATCAGGGTGAGGGTGCGGGTGAAGCGCGGGTCCGTCATCTGCGGCATGGCGATCAGAAAGTGATTCGTGAGGGACGTGACGGCGTTCATGCACATAGTATCCGGCGCGCGCGGCGCTGCTGGCAAGGCGTCACGATGGCGATGGTCGGGCGGAGCGGTCAGCGCGTGCGCAAGGTGTTGTTCGGGCCGAAGATCCAGGTGCGGGTAATCATCAGTTGGTCATAGTGCTTGCGCACGGATGCGGGGAACGGCGCGAACGGCGAAGCCAGCTCGACGATCCGCTTGGCCGCCT
This genomic stretch from Acidihalobacter ferrooxydans harbors:
- a CDS encoding dihydroorotate dehydrogenase electron transfer subunit, encoding MNAKPHRDTIHVEDAKILAHQAYPAEQYVLRVHAPRCAAEAKPGSFAHLTCDPQRPLRRPLSIMRTDPEAGWVEFLYKAVGAGTALLARRRIGETLSLMGPIGKPFELHPERRRAVLLGGGVGIPPMVFLASRLRRLAQYRPFAVLGSEVPFPFTAKPSAIMVPGLPEGVIATMPLLEDWGIAARLTSLQGYAGCHEGYVTDLARHWLQTLPDEEREQVEFFACGPHPMLKAVAALAAEFGLPAQVSLEEFMACAVGGCAGCTVRIATPEGPAMKRVCADGPVFAAESVLF
- a CDS encoding aspartate carbamoyltransferase catalytic subunit, coding for MSTAIPRPGPLPGTLQVRDGQLRHLLTIEGLGRPLLEQILDNAESFASLNEQGVKKVPLLRGKTIANLFFEPSTRTRTTFELAAKRLSADVMNLTMSASSTTKGETLLDTLRNLEAMQCDLFIVRHAEAGAAHFIARHVAPNIAVVNAGDGRHAHPTQALLDMFTIRRHKGDLSSLRVAVVGDVLHSRVARSDIHALNTLATGEVRVIGPRTLLPAGVEQLGVQVYHDMDKGLRDVDVVMMLRLQRERMHGAFIPSEHEYFQRYGLTEERLALAAPDAIVMHPGPANRGVEITSEVADGPRSVILEQVTYGLSVRMAVMAMVMGVKDAFDT
- a CDS encoding type II secretion protein, with translation MTTTEDPAYTALVEDGVLSAAQLDAAQRSAAARGIDTERVLLHESGVSRCALLNALSRHYDCLSVQYDERLSVPSDLFAGLDGKALRAGRWFPVMQVGETVVIAAVNPASATMRAQVQESLPAAAYEYRVALNEDVRWYIQDYLHAEASLLIGIERTGLAYWRNTMALWRTKLACHRTGHARARTSMKLLRWGLAMVALSNALTRLNDNVLAPHHLAILLAGSALAAIGLFDYLKARRSRMDLPLQNALLQITGETVRFTRRYHLEDAPVTPADASPLARLAATIPPYCSILRPVPASKERTHLARERNILAAQRTIAGSHRTSYARARTGLSLIRTGVSFIGLAIAMNRMLHAGPYSVTDYVLAAAGVLMLIDGLIWYLPARKLNYGIGRGIGSPQNDAE
- the pyrR gene encoding bifunctional pyr operon transcriptional regulator/uracil phosphoribosyltransferase PyrR gives rise to the protein MTETTTLPAVAPLLDALATRLHAELTAAPEAALLVGIHTGGAWLAAALHRRLDLPVPLGTLDVSYYRDDLAQGGLRPRQQPSALPGGVDGKTVWLIDDVLHTGRTVRAALNELFDFGRPARVRLLVLVDRGGHELPIRADLVGTRVDALPAQRRVRLHGPDPLHLELGDGRSMRAGDTR
- the ruvX gene encoding Holliday junction resolvase RuvX, producing the protein MSGVVLCFDYGTRRTGVAVGQRLTGTARPLTTLAMPQGQPDWAAFDALLKEWRPSDLVVGRPTHLDGTASTLTATAEAFAATLRERYSLPVSMADERLSSRAAEELLREQRTDGRRGRIDKADVDRYAAALMLEDWLAQPHPATTHD
- a CDS encoding YqgE/AlgH family protein; translation: MNAVTSLTNHFLIAMPQMTDPRFTRTLTLICEHSEEGAMGLVVNRTLDLRVGQLLEHMDIATHDTALAQRPVHYGGPVEMGRGFVLHRPLGAWENTIALSATVGLTASRDILQAMAGHRDDAPRNALVVLGYAGWGAGQLEAELVDNTWLTLAADEDILFDEPLPTRWQAAATRLGVDLTLLSPDSGHA
- a CDS encoding dihydroorotase, whose protein sequence is MSMQHGTHPCAAEGATSRLLIRQGHVIDPANGIDRVADLAIADGCIVGLDPQAFQADETLDARGLLVIPGLVDLAVRLREPGAEHKGTVASECRAAVAAGITTICAQPDTAPPIDTPADVRLLHQKATAAGRARVVVLGALTRALDGEHLTDMAALAEAGCIGVSNAQRPVPDLLVLRRALEYASGLGLSVHAQPMDATLTRGGCAHEGPIATRLGLAAIPIAAETAALGQWLALVEQTGARVHFGRLSSAVGVRMLARAIADGLPVSGDVAAHQLFLSEMDIADFNPQCHVLPPLRSQRDQAALRAALADGTLTAVCSDHQPHEIDAKLAPFAETRPGISGLETLLALTLRLADEGVLTLREAIARVTAAPARILGVPAGTLSAGAPADLCLLDPDAEWELDADRLHSRGHNTPFHGWPLRGRVRRTLRGGHTVYLADEDPSA